The following proteins are encoded in a genomic region of Populus nigra chromosome 16, ddPopNigr1.1, whole genome shotgun sequence:
- the LOC133675956 gene encoding oxalate--CoA ligase — translation MATLTLTGLLKRVAGEFPNRRAVSVSGKLDLTHARLHEIIERAASRLVASGIKPGDVVALTFPNTVEFVIMFLAVIRARATAAPLNAAYTTEEFEFYLSDSESKLLLTAQEGNSSAQAAASKLKIPHATATLSGADSELNLSPSPTESDDPNLISQLINDPSDMALFLHTSGTTSRPKGVPLTQLNLASSVNNIKSVYKLTESDSTVIVLPLFHVHGLLAGLLSSLAAGASVALPSAGRFSASTFWKDMDKYNATWYTAVPTIHQIILDRHLSNPESVYPKLRFIRSCSASLAPAILARLEEAFNTPVLEAYAMTEATHLMCSNPLPEDGPHKAGSVGKPVGQEMAILNENGVIQDANVSGEVCLRGPNVTKGYKHNPEANKVAFQFGWFHTGDLGYFDSDGYLHLVGRIKELINRGGEKISPVEVDAVLLSHPDIAQAVAFGVPDDKYGEEINCAIIPRDGTDIDEEEVLRFCKKNLAAFKVPKKVFLTDSLPETASGKIQRRIVSEHFLAQISTASVPKFGA, via the exons ATGGCCACTCTAACACTCACCGGGTTGTTAAAACGGGTCGCCGGAGAATTCCCTAACCGTCGAGCCGTCTCTGTTTCTGGAAAATTAGATTTAACTCACGCTCGTCTCCATGAAATCATCGAACGTGCCGCTTCTCGCCTTGTTGCCTCTGGAATTAAACCTGGAGATGTTGTTGCACTCACGTTTCCCAACACTGTTGAG TTTGTGATAATGTTTTTGGCCGTGATACGGGCCCGCGCCACGGCAGCGCCGTTAAATGCAGCCTACACTACGGAGGagtttgagttttatttatCAGACTCGGAGTCCAAGCTATTATTAACCGCACAGGAAGGAAACAGTTCTGCTCAAGCCGCAGCTTCCAAGCTTAAAATCCCTCACGCCACCGCCACACTCAGCGGAGCAGATTCTGAACTCAATCTTTCCCCCAGTCCAACTGAGTCAGACGACCCCAATTTGATCAGCCAGCTCATTAACGACCCATCTGATATGGCTCTGTTTTTGCACACGTCAGGCACCACAAGCCGGCCCAAAGGGGTGCCACTGACTCAGCTCAATTTGGCTTCTTCGGTTAACAACATTAAATCGGTGTACAAACTCACCGAATCAGACTCGACGGTGATAGTCTTGCCGTTGTTCCATGTTCACGGGTTGTTAGCCGGGTTATTGAGCTCGCTCGCGGCCGGAGCATCTGTGGCTTTACCATCTGCGGGCCGATTTTCGGCTTCAACATTTTGGAAAGACATGGACAAATACAACGCCACATGGTATACCGCTGTCCCTACTATACACCAAATAATTTTGGATCGGCATCTTAGCAACCCAGAATCGGTTTACCCAAAGCTTCGGTTCATTAGGAGTTGTAGCGCCTCGCTTGCCCCGGCTATATTAGCTAGACTCGAGGAGGCATTCAATACGCCGGTCTTGGAGGCCTACGCGATGACGGAGGCGACCCATTTGATGTGTTCGAATCCATTACCGGAAGATGGGCCACATAAGGCGGGGTCGGTTGGCAAACCGGTCGGTCAAGAAATGGCTATATTGAACGAGAATGGGGTGATTCAAGATGCTAATGTTAGTGGCGAGGTGTGCCTTAGAGGTCCAAATGTGACAAAGGGCTATAAACACAATCCGGAGGCTAATAAGGTTGCCTTTCAGTTCGGGTGGTTTCATACGGGTGATCTAGGTTATTTCGACTCGGATGGTTATTTGCATCTTGTGGGGAGGATTAAGGAGCTTATTAATCGTGGAg GGGAGAAAATATCACCAGTTGAAGTGGATGCAGTGCTTCTATCTCATCCTGACATTGCTCAAGCAGTTGCTTTCGGAGTTCCCGATGACAAATATGGCGAAGAG ATAAATTGCGCCATAATTCCTAGAGATGGAACAGACATTGACGAGGAGGAGGTGCTGAGGTTTTGCAAGAAGAACCTCGCAGCTTTCAAGGTCCCAAAGAAGGTCTTCCTTACAGACTCCCTTCCAGAGACAGCCAGTGGGAAAATCCAACGAAGGATTGTATCAGAACACTTCCTCGCTCAAATTTCAACTGCTAGTGTCCCCAAGTTTGGTGCCTAA
- the LOC133676251 gene encoding uncharacterized protein LOC133676251: MTSSFSILSVLALALTICVQGTLGEITCEHLDQDTCAYAISSSGKRCVLEKRVKRTGEEAYTCRTSEIDADRLRNWIETDQCIKACGLDRKSLGISSDSLLESRFAQQLCSPQCYDSCPNVVDLYFNLAAAEGVFLPGLCEAQEGNVRRGLMADIKSAGFVAPGPVKAVKYAYAPAPVEPVTYTDVSPAMPPY, from the exons ATGACTTCTAGCTTCAGTATCCTGTCAGTCCTGGCTCTTGCCCTTACCATCTGTGTGCAAGGTACTCTAG GAGAAATAACTTGTGAACATCTAGACCAAGACACATGTGCCTACGCAATCTCATCGTCCGGCAAGCGTTGCGTGCTCGAAAAACGTGTAAAAAGGACCGGAGAAGAAGCATACACTTGCCGCACATCTGAAATTGATGCTGATAGATTAAGGAACTGGATTGAAACAGACCAATGCATCAAAGCATGTGGACTTGACAGAAAGTCACTTGGAATCTCATCGGATTCTCTCCTTGAGTCTCGCTTCGCACAACAACTTTGCTCTCCTCAGTGCTACGATAGCTGCCCTAACGTTGTCGATCTTTACTTCAACCTTGCTGCTGCTGAAG GTGTGTTCCTCCCCGGATTATGTGAGGCACAAGAGGGAAATGTCAGAAGAGGATTGATGGCCGATATCAAAAGTGCTGGTTTTGTTGCACCAGGACCAGTGAAGGCAGTGAAATACGCATATGCCCCAGCACCAGTTGAACCAGTAACATACACAGATGTTTCCCCAGCAATGCCACCTTATTAA